The Tepidisphaeraceae bacterium genome includes a region encoding these proteins:
- a CDS encoding DUF1080 domain-containing protein — MDAKTLHAHTDTPAFPGTDWQVHGAQRPIPPVVTPGDASTQDSVGRAPGDAIVLFDGSEQSLRANWRSMKDDGGGPVPWTLADGVLEVVPHAGNIGTQRSFGDGQYHIEWTAPTIVKGQSQGRGNSGVFLLGKYEVQVLDCYDNPTYADGVAGGVYGQIPPLANVMRPPTQWNTYDIAWNGPVFDGDRLVRPARLTLLFNGVYVHHAVELLGQTGFRNLPAYKPHAPTGPLVLQDHQDLVRYRSVWYRPLGRYDAGRPESPVRSAL; from the coding sequence ATGGACGCCAAAACCCTGCACGCCCACACCGATACCCCCGCCTTCCCCGGCACCGACTGGCAGGTCCACGGCGCCCAGCGGCCGATCCCGCCCGTCGTCACCCCCGGCGACGCCAGCACGCAGGACAGCGTCGGCCGCGCGCCCGGCGATGCCATCGTGCTCTTCGACGGCTCCGAACAATCGCTGCGGGCCAACTGGCGCTCGATGAAGGATGATGGCGGCGGCCCCGTCCCGTGGACGCTCGCCGACGGCGTGCTCGAGGTTGTCCCCCACGCCGGCAACATCGGCACGCAACGGTCCTTCGGCGACGGCCAGTACCACATCGAGTGGACCGCCCCCACGATCGTGAAGGGCCAGAGCCAGGGCCGCGGCAACTCGGGCGTCTTCCTGCTGGGCAAGTACGAGGTGCAGGTGCTCGACTGCTACGACAACCCCACCTACGCCGACGGCGTCGCCGGTGGCGTCTACGGGCAGATCCCACCGCTGGCCAACGTCATGCGCCCGCCCACCCAGTGGAACACCTACGACATCGCCTGGAACGGCCCCGTCTTCGACGGCGACCGCCTCGTGCGCCCCGCGCGGCTCACGTTGCTGTTCAACGGCGTCTACGTCCACCACGCCGTCGAACTCCTCGGCCAGACCGGCTTCCGCAACCTGCCCGCCTACAAGCCCCACGCCCCCACGGGCCCGCTGGTGCTGCAGGACCACCAGGACCTCGTCCGCTACCGCAGCGTGTGGTACCGCCCCTTGGGCCGCTACGACGCCGGCCGCCCCGAAAGCCCCGTCCGCTCGGCGCTGTAG
- a CDS encoding CvpA family protein, with protein MIFSLLMILLVFVVVYFHYLQGFFSATLSAIFVVVAAAIAIGWHETVIVAMLKGKYADQATAMVTCVLFATVYIVLRLISDRMVPGNLRLPVMAEKLGGAAMGLVAGLVSVGLFAFAAQSLPFGPALFGYSRMPLTPERYVIAPPAAGRSQQRDAHVFDELQAPNMNAPQSGMLLPADDLAIGLVSHLSNGALSTSNPLSASHPDWLLELFGQRLGVEVGGRRTALNIAGEQQVQVGDALALLPQVAQRDGEFKGMRNLNLEARRRPGPGQGLLVVPTRFTNNAADGADRLVRFSPGSVRLVANGRNYFPIGTLDSSGTLIVNQPDDFLFASVAQSDATVAFVFEVELSDVVAGDKVATDVFLEAKRFARVDLTDRPVQERGSVAVQDGVMRKPGADGAAGATATPATPATPTPAPPAEAAPADQGRDVMPVP; from the coding sequence ATGATCTTCAGCCTTCTCATGATTTTGTTGGTGTTCGTGGTGGTGTACTTCCACTACCTGCAGGGGTTCTTCAGCGCGACGCTCAGCGCGATCTTCGTGGTCGTCGCGGCCGCGATTGCGATCGGGTGGCACGAGACCGTGATCGTGGCGATGCTGAAGGGCAAGTACGCCGACCAGGCGACCGCCATGGTGACCTGCGTGCTGTTCGCGACCGTCTACATCGTGCTGCGCCTGATCAGCGACCGCATGGTGCCGGGCAACCTGCGCCTGCCGGTGATGGCCGAGAAGCTGGGCGGGGCGGCTATGGGCCTGGTGGCCGGTCTGGTCTCCGTGGGCCTGTTCGCGTTCGCGGCCCAGTCTCTGCCGTTCGGCCCGGCGCTGTTCGGCTACAGCCGGATGCCGCTGACGCCCGAGCGCTACGTGATCGCGCCGCCGGCGGCGGGGCGGTCGCAGCAGCGTGACGCGCACGTCTTCGACGAGTTGCAGGCGCCCAATATGAACGCGCCGCAGTCGGGCATGCTGCTGCCCGCCGACGACCTGGCGATCGGCCTCGTGTCGCACCTGAGCAACGGCGCCCTCTCCACGTCCAATCCCCTGTCGGCCAGCCACCCGGATTGGCTGCTCGAACTGTTCGGCCAGCGGTTGGGCGTTGAGGTCGGCGGCCGGCGGACCGCGCTCAACATCGCCGGTGAACAGCAGGTGCAGGTCGGCGACGCGCTGGCGCTGCTGCCGCAGGTCGCGCAGCGCGATGGCGAGTTCAAGGGCATGCGCAACCTGAACCTTGAGGCCCGCCGACGCCCCGGGCCCGGCCAGGGCCTGCTGGTTGTGCCGACGCGCTTCACCAACAACGCCGCCGACGGCGCCGATCGCCTCGTGCGGTTCAGCCCCGGCTCCGTCCGCCTCGTTGCCAACGGCCGCAACTACTTCCCGATCGGCACGCTCGACTCGTCGGGCACGCTCATCGTCAACCAACCCGACGACTTCCTGTTCGCCAGCGTCGCGCAGTCCGACGCCACCGTCGCGTTCGTGTTCGAAGTGGAACTGTCCGACGTGGTGGCCGGCGACAAGGTCGCCACCGACGTCTTCCTCGAAGCCAAGCGTTTCGCCCGCGTCGACCTGACCGATCGCCCCGTGCAGGAACGCGGCAGCGTCGCCGTGCAGGACGGCGTGATGCGCAAGCCCGGCGCCGACGGCGCCGCGGGCGCCACCGCAACCCCCGCCACGCCCGCAACCCCCACGCCCGCGCCGCCGGCCGAGGCCGCGCCCGCCGATCAGGGGCGCGACGTCATGCCGGTGCCCTAA
- a CDS encoding ATPase, T2SS/T4P/T4SS family, which produces MLQLSLVAAVETGGYISLIKVVPFLIVIVVWAKLLTWADKDAVYAHLPREQINAGLLGGMVVGAAAFFLIPFGFIVSFLALLLFFGIDIGVYLYMRNAKVGLKDLKGEMKEAFSFGKPKEKTVTEIPDQVSFLQGNGSPHVAPKAEDPLRATYDLLQASLSDPLRRNAEIVEVVPNGEGAVVRYIVDGVGYRAHEMDRNNAAGVIAMAKGYAAMDTKDRRKPQSGKVKVAVNGKKHDLVINTAGSSAGETMRIRVDQKKQHDFKPDTLGFTARQLKLIRETAAEGTGVVLVAAPKGQGLTSTLYGLIRAHDAFVEHIQSVEREPDQDLEGITQNAMPGTPPPGEESRMVDWVGSQQPEVMMVSPLEEPKSAQLLVEFAKEHRAYVGLRANGVTEALQMWRKLVGNDKAAYSQLRMVITGRVVRKLCNACKVAYSPDPATLRKLNMDPEKVTQLFQARSQPMRNEKGEVVPCTYCNELRFAGRVGVFEVLNVDDDVRAALLADSGSQLKAAFRKQKGRYLQEAALEVVERGDTSVQEVLRVLRGPDAKAKGSSPEAA; this is translated from the coding sequence ATGCTGCAATTGTCTCTCGTGGCTGCGGTGGAAACAGGCGGTTACATCAGCCTGATCAAGGTCGTGCCGTTCCTGATCGTCATCGTGGTCTGGGCCAAACTGCTCACCTGGGCCGATAAAGACGCGGTTTACGCCCACCTGCCGCGTGAACAGATTAATGCGGGCTTGCTCGGCGGCATGGTGGTGGGGGCCGCCGCGTTCTTCCTGATCCCGTTCGGGTTCATTGTTTCCTTCCTGGCGCTGCTGCTGTTCTTCGGCATCGATATCGGCGTCTACCTTTACATGCGCAATGCCAAGGTGGGCCTGAAGGACCTCAAGGGCGAAATGAAGGAGGCCTTCAGCTTCGGCAAGCCGAAGGAGAAGACGGTCACCGAGATCCCCGACCAGGTGTCGTTCCTGCAGGGCAATGGCTCGCCGCACGTGGCCCCCAAGGCCGAGGACCCGCTTCGCGCGACCTACGATCTGCTGCAGGCATCGCTCTCCGACCCGCTCCGCCGCAACGCCGAGATCGTCGAAGTGGTGCCGAACGGTGAGGGCGCCGTGGTCCGCTACATCGTGGACGGCGTGGGCTACCGTGCTCACGAGATGGACCGTAACAACGCCGCCGGTGTCATCGCGATGGCCAAGGGTTACGCGGCCATGGACACGAAGGACCGCCGCAAGCCGCAGAGCGGCAAGGTGAAGGTCGCCGTCAACGGCAAGAAGCACGACCTCGTCATCAACACGGCCGGCAGCAGCGCCGGTGAGACGATGCGCATCCGCGTCGATCAGAAGAAGCAACACGACTTCAAGCCCGACACGCTCGGTTTCACCGCACGGCAGCTCAAGCTTATCCGCGAGACGGCTGCCGAGGGCACCGGTGTCGTGCTGGTGGCCGCGCCGAAGGGGCAGGGCCTCACCAGCACGCTGTACGGCCTCATTCGAGCGCATGACGCGTTCGTAGAGCACATTCAGAGCGTCGAGCGCGAGCCGGACCAGGACTTGGAAGGCATCACGCAGAACGCCATGCCCGGCACGCCCCCGCCGGGCGAAGAGTCGCGAATGGTCGACTGGGTCGGCAGCCAGCAGCCGGAAGTGATGATGGTCTCGCCGCTGGAAGAGCCGAAGTCGGCCCAACTGCTGGTCGAGTTCGCCAAGGAACATCGCGCCTACGTCGGTCTGCGAGCCAATGGCGTCACCGAGGCGTTGCAGATGTGGCGCAAGCTCGTCGGCAACGACAAGGCCGCCTACTCGCAGCTGCGCATGGTGATCACCGGGCGCGTCGTGCGCAAGCTCTGCAACGCCTGCAAGGTCGCCTACAGCCCCGACCCGGCGACCCTGCGTAAGCTGAACATGGACCCCGAAAAGGTCACGCAGCTGTTCCAGGCCCGATCGCAGCCCATGCGCAACGAGAAGGGCGAGGTCGTGCCCTGCACCTACTGCAACGAGCTGCGCTTCGCCGGGCGCGTGGGCGTGTTCGAGGTGCTGAACGTGGACGACGACGTGCGTGCCGCGCTGTTGGCCGACTCGGGCAGCCAACTAAAGGCGGCGTTCCGCAAGCAGAAGGGGCGCTACCTGCAGGAGGCCGCGCTGGAGGTCGTCGAGCGCGGGGACACGAGCGTGCAGGAAGTGCTCCGCGTGTTGCGCGGGCCCGACGCCAAGGCCAAGGGTTCGTCGCCCGAAGCTGCATAG
- a CDS encoding 3-isopropylmalate dehydrogenase, with protein sequence MKIAVMPGDGVGKEVVPEGLKVLKTAAKKFGFTYTTTDYPFGAEHYLKTKITLPDSALKELAAHDAILFGAVGADPRGNAQIPQGLIETDILLKMRFELDQYINLRPTKLLPSVPTPLANVKPGDIDMVIVRENTEGLYCQNGGFLYKNTKHEVANQIEVTTRHGVERAIRYAFEYAKQFSRKKVTLVAKTNVLRFAHNLWQRAFDEVASEYADIKTEYHHVDACTMYMVTKPQTYDVIVTTNMFGDIITDLGAAIQGGMGMAASGNLNPTKQTASMFEPVHGSAPDIAGKGYANPIATFLSVAMMLDFLGQPKAAEAINTACREVITDKANHTRDLGGTAGTQAVGDAVVARLES encoded by the coding sequence ATGAAGATCGCGGTGATGCCCGGTGACGGCGTGGGTAAGGAAGTGGTTCCGGAAGGGCTGAAGGTCCTGAAGACGGCGGCCAAGAAGTTCGGGTTCACGTACACCACCACCGACTACCCCTTCGGGGCAGAGCATTACCTGAAGACGAAGATCACGCTGCCTGACTCGGCGCTAAAGGAACTGGCCGCCCACGATGCGATCCTGTTCGGCGCGGTGGGTGCCGACCCGCGGGGCAATGCGCAGATCCCGCAGGGGCTGATCGAGACGGACATCTTATTGAAGATGCGGTTCGAGCTCGATCAGTACATCAACCTGCGCCCCACGAAGCTGCTGCCGAGCGTGCCGACGCCGTTGGCGAACGTGAAGCCGGGCGACATTGATATGGTGATCGTCCGGGAGAACACGGAAGGGCTGTACTGCCAGAACGGCGGCTTCCTCTACAAGAATACGAAGCACGAGGTCGCCAATCAGATCGAGGTGACGACGCGGCACGGCGTGGAGCGTGCCATTCGCTACGCGTTCGAGTACGCCAAGCAGTTCAGCCGCAAGAAGGTGACGCTGGTCGCCAAGACGAACGTGCTGCGGTTTGCACACAACCTGTGGCAGCGCGCGTTCGACGAGGTGGCGAGCGAGTACGCGGACATCAAGACGGAATACCATCACGTCGATGCCTGCACGATGTACATGGTGACCAAGCCGCAGACGTACGACGTGATCGTGACGACGAACATGTTCGGCGACATCATCACCGACCTTGGCGCGGCCATTCAGGGTGGCATGGGCATGGCGGCCAGCGGCAACCTGAACCCCACCAAGCAGACCGCCAGCATGTTCGAGCCCGTGCACGGCAGCGCGCCCGACATCGCGGGCAAGGGGTACGCCAACCCGATCGCGACGTTCCTGAGCGTCGCGATGATGCTGGACTTCCTGGGCCAACCCAAAGCGGCCGAGGCGATCAACACCGCGTGCCGCGAGGTGATCACCGACAAGGCCAACCACACCCGCGACCTCGGCGGCACCGCCGGCACGCAGGCCGTTGGCGACGCGGTGGTCGCCCGGCTGGAAAGCTGA
- a CDS encoding carbohydrate-binding protein, translated as MRLHNRKIRRTSSSVRRLTLIEQLEARTLLSASALDTEFSGDGIAPAIANAQFTATVVRADGKIIAVGHTTSGDRDMIVARYNVNGTLDTSFSGDGLAYVDLRDDDYATAVALTPQGKIVVGGYTTSTFDVGTDFAIARLNANGTLDGSFSGDGKVAWHVGTTDDRVNDIAIQDDGAVLLVGTSTPNVFDTRESRIVVARLTATGDQDTTFGGFGSGLYRADAGGHGLTGSSIDILPTGRLVVAGTAHAGQTPHGPYERFYLLALNENGTRATDVFTSNLYDWADYGTYSYGGHGTVVSGATLHDLVVLPNGNVAAVGAVSRWSSEYGTYIPFNGLLLLDTAGGVLKARTAGLGVVNEETRAGTGVAYSDGSLYVTGSLSYGPRYLARYDASDLTPDVTFAPDALTPGMRRYTVQYNGEVAPPRNGLAVDQAGRIVVVSGDQYFKSMTEVQQTVLFRVVGDPVDNSQSPVTLQAESAFLTGGTGVASQHSGYNGTGYADFGGQGSAVTFTFNRESPALVTLLFRFANGSTGPRPMAIYVNGEQVNLLQFSPQGGWGDWGTVNAGGYLVEGANTIQIVATTAAGGANLDQMTIVPVVPTTTLEAEAARFYYGTLLGNNHAGYTGSGFADFNTRSRVQFRVNRIADGPVVITFRYANGSAIDRPLTIDSSSGTTTTLAFPPTGSWSTWRTVSVTVPMIRSVNSLNLWADSAGGPNLDSLTIGDTKVVQLEDVRLIGVTQQSSNGGYTGSGYADLGTAGSYVELPIDRAAGGATTVQLRYANGSTSGRPLRVAVNGAVTHANLTMPNTGSWSSWGIMTLTLDLTAGANVVRLINNTNEGVNLDSLTVISGSANMATHR; from the coding sequence ATGCGCCTTCACAACCGCAAAATCCGTCGCACTTCATCTTCCGTTCGCCGGCTTACGCTGATCGAACAGTTGGAGGCACGCACGCTCCTGTCAGCGTCCGCTCTCGACACAGAGTTCAGCGGCGACGGCATCGCGCCGGCAATCGCGAACGCCCAATTTACTGCGACGGTTGTCCGGGCCGATGGCAAGATTATTGCGGTCGGGCACACGACCAGCGGCGACCGCGACATGATCGTCGCCCGCTACAACGTCAACGGCACGCTCGACACGTCGTTCAGCGGCGACGGGCTGGCATACGTCGACCTGCGTGACGACGACTACGCGACCGCCGTCGCGCTCACGCCCCAAGGCAAGATCGTGGTCGGTGGGTACACGACCTCCACGTTCGACGTCGGCACCGACTTCGCCATCGCCCGCCTGAACGCCAACGGCACGCTCGACGGATCGTTCAGTGGCGACGGGAAGGTTGCATGGCACGTCGGCACGACCGACGACCGCGTGAACGACATCGCAATACAGGACGATGGAGCGGTGCTGCTCGTCGGCACGTCGACGCCGAACGTCTTTGACACTCGCGAGTCCCGCATCGTCGTCGCGCGCCTGACGGCCACAGGAGACCAAGACACCACCTTTGGTGGCTTCGGCAGCGGGTTATACCGTGCAGACGCCGGTGGCCATGGCCTCACGGGGTCCTCGATCGACATCCTTCCGACCGGTAGGCTTGTTGTCGCTGGCACGGCCCACGCGGGGCAGACCCCCCATGGACCATACGAGCGTTTCTATCTCTTGGCGTTGAATGAGAACGGTACGCGCGCCACCGACGTCTTCACGTCCAACCTTTATGACTGGGCCGACTACGGAACTTATTCATATGGTGGCCACGGTACGGTAGTAAGCGGGGCAACGCTGCACGATTTGGTCGTGCTGCCGAATGGCAACGTCGCGGCGGTTGGCGCCGTGTCGCGGTGGAGCAGCGAGTACGGGACATACATCCCCTTTAACGGCCTCCTACTTCTGGACACCGCCGGTGGTGTGCTGAAGGCGCGCACAGCGGGTCTTGGCGTGGTAAACGAGGAAACCCGCGCGGGAACCGGTGTCGCTTATTCCGATGGGTCGCTGTACGTGACGGGTTCACTGTCGTACGGCCCACGTTACCTGGCACGGTATGACGCTTCCGATCTGACGCCCGACGTCACGTTTGCCCCAGATGCATTGACGCCTGGTATGCGTCGTTACACAGTCCAGTACAACGGCGAAGTGGCGCCACCGCGTAACGGCCTGGCCGTGGATCAGGCCGGCCGTATCGTGGTGGTCAGTGGGGACCAGTACTTTAAGTCGATGACCGAGGTGCAGCAGACGGTGTTGTTCCGAGTCGTCGGCGACCCCGTCGATAACAGCCAGTCCCCCGTCACGCTTCAGGCCGAGTCGGCTTTCCTAACCGGCGGCACGGGCGTCGCTTCGCAGCATTCAGGCTACAACGGCACCGGCTACGCCGACTTTGGGGGGCAGGGCTCTGCCGTCACGTTTACGTTCAACCGCGAATCGCCCGCCTTGGTTACACTGTTGTTCCGCTTTGCTAACGGAAGCACGGGCCCACGGCCGATGGCGATCTACGTCAACGGTGAGCAGGTGAACCTGCTCCAGTTCTCGCCACAGGGCGGGTGGGGCGATTGGGGTACCGTTAATGCGGGCGGTTACCTCGTCGAGGGCGCCAACACCATCCAGATCGTGGCAACCACGGCTGCCGGTGGCGCGAACCTCGACCAGATGACGATCGTCCCGGTCGTTCCCACGACGACGCTGGAGGCCGAGGCTGCGAGGTTCTACTACGGTACACTGCTGGGCAACAACCACGCCGGCTACACCGGCAGCGGGTTCGCCGACTTCAATACTCGATCGCGAGTCCAGTTCCGGGTCAACCGCATCGCCGACGGGCCCGTTGTCATTACCTTCCGCTACGCCAACGGAAGCGCCATCGACCGACCCCTTACCATCGACAGTAGCAGCGGCACTACCACGACGCTCGCGTTTCCACCAACCGGCTCGTGGTCGACCTGGCGCACCGTGTCGGTCACCGTCCCAATGATTCGGTCCGTGAATTCGTTAAACCTGTGGGCCGATAGCGCGGGTGGCCCGAACCTTGACTCGTTGACGATTGGCGACACGAAAGTAGTGCAACTGGAGGATGTGAGGCTGATCGGCGTAACGCAGCAGTCGAGCAACGGCGGCTACACCGGTAGCGGTTACGCGGACCTCGGCACCGCCGGATCGTACGTCGAATTGCCCATCGACCGCGCGGCCGGCGGCGCGACCACGGTGCAGCTTCGGTACGCCAACGGCAGCACGAGCGGTCGGCCGTTGAGGGTGGCCGTGAATGGAGCGGTTACCCACGCCAACCTCACTATGCCCAACACTGGCTCCTGGTCGTCCTGGGGCATCATGACGCTCACGCTCGATTTGACGGCGGGCGCCAACGTCGTCCGCTTGATCAACAACACCAATGAGGGGGTCAACCTCGACTCGCTGACGGTCATCTCCGGATCGGCGAACATGGCGACCCATCGTTGA
- the panB gene encoding 3-methyl-2-oxobutanoate hydroxymethyltransferase encodes MSIYPLTAKFTLADLRNARVSGRRVPMLTCYDYTTARLMHDAGVPFILVGDSAANVILGHSTTLPVSLEFMSEITAAVRRGAPQALLVADLPFGSYGGSVERGFESSIRLMKQTGADLIKIETAEGHLPLVRQLADAGVGVIAHMGLRPQSVGVVGGFRAQGKTADDAMEIVSLAIRMQQAGAVAILLEAVPPEVAEKVVEETNVPVIGCGAGPACHGHVVVTHDILGLTPHRPKFAPLLGDVATPMRAALAAYVEQVQGGAYPAAEHNYNMTADEKRKFLTSSQREASTYHESGPW; translated from the coding sequence ATGTCGATCTACCCCCTTACCGCCAAGTTCACGCTAGCCGACCTGCGCAACGCCCGCGTTAGTGGCCGGCGGGTGCCGATGTTGACGTGTTACGACTACACGACCGCGCGGCTCATGCACGACGCGGGGGTGCCCTTCATCCTGGTGGGCGACAGCGCCGCCAACGTCATCCTGGGCCATTCGACGACGCTGCCCGTGTCGCTGGAGTTCATGAGCGAGATCACCGCGGCCGTTCGACGCGGCGCGCCGCAGGCGCTTCTCGTGGCGGACCTGCCGTTCGGCAGCTATGGCGGGTCGGTGGAGCGTGGGTTCGAGTCGTCCATCCGATTGATGAAGCAGACCGGCGCCGATCTGATCAAGATCGAGACGGCCGAGGGTCATTTACCGCTCGTGCGCCAACTGGCCGACGCCGGCGTGGGCGTAATCGCGCACATGGGCCTGCGGCCACAGTCGGTGGGCGTGGTAGGTGGGTTCCGCGCGCAAGGTAAGACCGCCGACGATGCGATGGAAATCGTCTCGCTGGCCATCCGCATGCAGCAGGCGGGCGCGGTTGCGATCTTGCTGGAAGCCGTGCCGCCTGAAGTCGCTGAGAAGGTGGTGGAAGAGACGAACGTGCCCGTCATCGGTTGCGGCGCCGGCCCGGCCTGCCATGGGCACGTCGTGGTGACGCACGACATCCTGGGATTAACGCCCCACCGCCCGAAATTCGCCCCGCTGTTGGGCGACGTGGCGACCCCGATGCGGGCGGCGCTGGCGGCGTACGTGGAGCAGGTGCAGGGCGGGGCCTATCCCGCAGCCGAGCACAACTACAACATGACCGCTGACGAGAAACGGAAGTTTTTGACGTCGTCGCAGCGCGAGGCATCCACCTATCATGAGTCGGGGCCTTGGTAG
- a CDS encoding trypsin-like peptidase domain-containing protein codes for MSLSKKPLATLALAAACTAAGYVGFDAFENAQFARAEQRVDATREQLSSVNDLASVFKSVNKVMEQSVVSIEVTKTSRAAVNTENLPPQFRRFFDRDGDGEPDMGGGEPQRGIGSGVIMEVDGSTAYIVTNNHVAGDAQEMEITLSDGRVIDNGKLLGTDPKSDLAVVKITADRVMAAKWGNSDQLSKGDWVLAFGSPLGYVGSMTHGIVSALERQSNPRGGVGVLGPGGYENFIQVDAPINPGNSGGPLANVTGEVIGINTAIASRTGGFQGIGFAIPSNQAKPIYESLKNTGKVTRGWLGVEIADVARLQQQAKAAGYNGTTGILVNGALRGTPAFGKLQPGDVITSMNGKELRNTQELRNEIAVTKPGTEVTFGVTRNGKTSDVKVTVGAQPDDVNMARGGPQSGPPGQASVESMGFKVADATDALRRQFGIEEAGDGALVTAVDASSTAAAAGLRVGDLITKINDQEVNNATAARDALQKADPKSDFSMLVVSKQGSRLVFIPAEAIGGGGQ; via the coding sequence ATGAGCCTTTCCAAGAAACCGCTGGCCACCCTCGCCTTGGCCGCCGCATGCACCGCCGCCGGATACGTGGGCTTCGATGCATTCGAGAACGCCCAATTCGCGCGGGCCGAGCAGCGCGTCGACGCGACGCGCGAGCAGCTCTCGAGCGTCAATGACCTGGCGAGCGTGTTCAAGAGCGTCAACAAGGTGATGGAGCAGTCGGTCGTCAGCATCGAGGTGACGAAGACCAGCCGCGCCGCGGTGAACACGGAGAACCTACCCCCGCAGTTCCGCCGGTTCTTCGACCGCGACGGTGACGGCGAGCCCGATATGGGTGGTGGCGAACCGCAGCGCGGGATTGGTTCGGGCGTGATTATGGAGGTCGACGGTTCGACCGCGTACATCGTCACCAACAACCACGTGGCCGGCGACGCGCAGGAGATGGAGATCACACTGTCCGATGGCCGCGTGATCGACAACGGCAAGCTCCTCGGCACCGATCCCAAGAGCGACCTCGCCGTCGTGAAGATCACTGCCGACCGCGTGATGGCCGCCAAGTGGGGCAACAGCGACCAGCTGTCCAAGGGCGACTGGGTGCTGGCTTTCGGCAGTCCGCTGGGATACGTCGGTTCGATGACGCACGGCATCGTGAGCGCGCTGGAGCGCCAGAGCAACCCGCGCGGTGGCGTGGGCGTGCTGGGGCCGGGCGGGTACGAAAACTTCATTCAGGTCGATGCGCCGATCAATCCCGGCAACAGCGGTGGCCCGCTGGCCAACGTGACGGGCGAGGTGATCGGCATCAACACCGCCATTGCGTCGCGCACCGGTGGCTTCCAGGGCATTGGCTTTGCCATCCCGAGCAATCAGGCGAAGCCGATCTACGAGTCGCTGAAGAACACCGGCAAAGTGACGCGCGGCTGGCTCGGTGTCGAGATCGCCGACGTCGCCCGCCTGCAACAGCAGGCCAAGGCAGCGGGCTATAACGGCACCACCGGCATCCTCGTCAATGGCGCGCTCCGTGGCACGCCGGCGTTCGGCAAGCTGCAGCCAGGCGACGTCATCACGTCGATGAACGGCAAAGAGCTGCGCAACACCCAGGAACTGCGTAACGAGATCGCCGTCACCAAGCCGGGCACTGAAGTCACGTTCGGCGTGACGCGCAACGGTAAGACGAGCGACGTGAAGGTGACGGTCGGCGCTCAGCCCGACGACGTGAACATGGCCCGCGGTGGACCCCAGAGCGGCCCCCCCGGGCAGGCAAGCGTGGAATCGATGGGCTTCAAGGTCGCCGACGCCACCGACGCGCTGCGTCGCCAGTTCGGCATCGAAGAGGCCGGCGACGGCGCCCTCGTGACGGCCGTCGATGCCAGCAGCACCGCCGCCGCGGCCGGGTTGCGGGTGGGTGACCTGATCACCAAGATCAACGATCAGGAAGTGAACAACGCCACCGCTGCTCGCGACGCGCTGCAGAAGGCCGACCCCAAGTCCGACTTCAGCATGCTGGTCGTCAGCAAGCAGGGATCGCGCCTCGTCTTCATCCCGGCCGAGGCCATAGGTGGCGGCGGTCAGTAG